Proteins encoded by one window of Lactobacillus sp. ESL0684:
- the ftsY gene encoding signal recognition particle-docking protein FtsY yields MGLFDKIKKSLFGKQEDEQKETEADNQDKTQESAQEDQATKAASQQPESEEVANEPNEPAEQTDEDKQSENFATTTEKVGTDKPIAESESEKQTQLYEKGLEKTNKGFGARLNQFFAQFRSVDEDFFDDLEELLIESDVGYETAEELTTQLRDEAKLQKAKSRDELKQVIVEKLVDLYDQNADADSEKLAFHADDQPNIYLFVGVNGAGKTTTIGKLAKRYHDQGKKVIMAAADTFRAGAVEQLVEWGKRVDVPVVTGKEQADPASVVFDATKQAISEHADYLLVDTAGRLQNKKNLMAELEKIERTIKKLAPDEPTETLLVLDGSTGQNALLQAKDFDKTTKLTGLVLTKLDGSSKGGVVLAIRNEMKLPVKLVGLGEAAEDLADFDAANYAVGLFHDLI; encoded by the coding sequence TTGGGTTTATTTGATAAAATAAAAAAGTCATTATTTGGTAAACAAGAAGACGAGCAAAAAGAGACTGAAGCTGATAACCAAGATAAAACACAAGAATCAGCACAAGAAGACCAGGCTACTAAAGCTGCTAGTCAGCAGCCTGAATCAGAAGAAGTTGCTAATGAACCGAATGAACCTGCTGAACAGACAGATGAGGACAAACAGTCAGAAAATTTTGCAACTACAACTGAAAAAGTTGGTACGGATAAGCCGATTGCGGAATCAGAATCTGAGAAGCAAACGCAATTATATGAAAAGGGCTTAGAGAAAACTAATAAGGGCTTTGGAGCTAGGCTGAATCAATTTTTCGCACAGTTCAGATCTGTTGATGAAGACTTTTTTGATGACTTAGAAGAATTGTTGATTGAATCAGATGTTGGCTATGAAACGGCTGAAGAGTTAACAACCCAATTACGGGATGAAGCTAAGTTGCAAAAAGCCAAATCGCGTGATGAACTCAAGCAAGTGATTGTTGAGAAGTTAGTTGACTTGTACGATCAAAATGCAGACGCAGACAGTGAAAAGTTGGCATTCCATGCTGATGACCAGCCAAATATTTATTTATTTGTAGGTGTTAATGGTGCAGGGAAGACAACTACCATTGGAAAATTGGCCAAGCGGTATCATGATCAAGGTAAGAAGGTAATCATGGCCGCAGCTGATACTTTTAGAGCTGGTGCGGTTGAACAGTTAGTTGAGTGGGGTAAGCGGGTTGATGTCCCAGTTGTAACGGGTAAAGAGCAGGCCGATCCGGCTTCCGTGGTTTTTGATGCCACTAAACAAGCGATAAGTGAACACGCGGACTATTTGCTAGTTGATACTGCAGGCCGTCTGCAAAATAAAAAGAATTTAATGGCCGAACTAGAAAAAATTGAGCGTACCATTAAAAAATTGGCGCCAGATGAACCTACAGAAACTTTGTTGGTCTTGGATGGTTCAACTGGTCAAAACGCATTGTTGCAAGCTAAAGACTTTGATAAAACTACTAAATTAACTGGCCTGGTTTTGACTAAATTAGATGGTTCTTCTAAAGGTGGCGTCGTCTTAGCAATTCGCAATGAAATGAAGTTGCCAGTAAAATTAGTGGGTCTAGGAGAGGCTGCTGAAGACCTAGCTGACTTTGACGCTGCTAATTATGCTGTTGGTTTGTTTCATGATTTAATTTAA
- a CDS encoding C69 family dipeptidase, giving the protein MKEYSACTTILVGKKASIDGSTMIARNDDTFSPITPQKFIVKPAVKNEKGRKIKSWLNKFELDLPENAQAVSAVPNVDYQHLGYYDESGINQENVAMSCTESTYGNERALAFDPLVKDGLDEDCMESVVLPYIHSAIDGVDYLGKLIAKYGSPAGNSVLFSDQNEIWYMEIVTGHHWVAQRIPDDAYAIAANRVSIAQVNFTDPANFKWSEGIREFVAQHHLNPDYEGWNFRHIFGTYTEQDRHYNTCRVWYGQKYFNPEIEQDPTDGDLPFTRRATRKITPEDIEFVLGSHYQDTLYDPFGKGTEEEKHRFRPIGLNRTQNAHILQIRNDVPADKAAIMWLCIGGPTFTPFVPFFANMNDTDPSYNNTSMDYNLSDAWWYYKSVAALVESHYAQFVQLDTDYLKDLNQYYRARVAEVTTNAGEKTGDELTEYLTDANQATVAHTREKSEKFWGQMMIDAINMSKLTFNMDANL; this is encoded by the coding sequence ATGAAAGAATATTCTGCTTGTACTACTATTTTAGTTGGTAAAAAGGCCTCAATTGATGGTTCAACAATGATTGCGCGTAATGATGATACATTTAGTCCGATTACGCCGCAAAAGTTCATTGTTAAACCTGCTGTTAAGAATGAAAAGGGACGTAAGATTAAGTCTTGGTTGAATAAGTTTGAACTTGATCTACCCGAAAATGCGCAAGCTGTTTCAGCTGTGCCCAATGTTGATTATCAACATCTCGGCTATTATGACGAAAGTGGTATTAATCAAGAAAATGTTGCAATGTCCTGCACGGAATCAACCTATGGTAATGAGCGAGCTTTGGCCTTTGATCCATTGGTTAAAGATGGTTTGGATGAAGATTGTATGGAGTCGGTCGTGTTACCTTATATTCATTCGGCTATAGATGGCGTGGATTATTTGGGTAAATTGATTGCCAAATACGGGTCACCTGCTGGCAATTCAGTTCTATTTAGCGATCAAAATGAAATTTGGTACATGGAAATTGTGACCGGTCACCATTGGGTAGCGCAAAGAATTCCAGATGATGCCTATGCAATTGCGGCGAACCGCGTTTCGATTGCACAAGTTAATTTTACTGATCCAGCTAATTTTAAATGGAGTGAGGGAATCCGAGAATTTGTGGCCCAGCATCATTTGAATCCAGATTATGAAGGCTGGAACTTTCGGCATATTTTTGGCACTTATACTGAGCAAGATCGCCATTACAACACTTGCCGAGTTTGGTATGGACAAAAGTACTTCAATCCTGAAATTGAGCAGGATCCAACTGATGGTGATTTACCGTTTACGCGGCGTGCTACACGCAAGATTACGCCTGAAGATATTGAATTTGTGTTGGGAAGTCATTATCAAGACACACTTTATGATCCATTTGGCAAGGGAACTGAGGAAGAAAAGCATCGTTTTCGGCCAATTGGCTTAAATAGAACGCAGAATGCGCATATTTTACAAATTCGTAACGATGTTCCAGCTGATAAAGCAGCAATTATGTGGCTATGTATTGGTGGACCTACTTTTACACCATTTGTGCCATTTTTTGCTAATATGAACGATACCGATCCATCATATAATAATACTTCAATGGACTACAATTTAAGTGATGCATGGTGGTATTATAAATCAGTGGCAGCGCTAGTTGAGAGTCATTATGCACAATTTGTTCAACTTGATACGGATTATTTAAAAGATTTGAATCAATATTATCGCGCTAGAGTTGCTGAAGTGACTACAAATGCTGGTGAAAAAACTGGTGATGAATTAACGGAGTATTTGACTGACGCTAATCAAGCAACAGTAGCTCATACACGAGAAAAGTCTGAAAAGTTCTGGGGTCAAATGATGATTGATGCGATTAATATGTCTAAATTAACTTTTAATATGGATGCTAATCTATAA
- a CDS encoding amino acid permease, whose product MNFWQKINRKEDPHVYEQKDGQLVRSLTVKDFLALGVGTIVSTSIFTLPGEVAALHTGPAVAIACILAAIVAGVVAFAYAEMAAAMPFAGSAYSWINVVFGEIWGWIAGWALLAEYFIAMSFIGSGISANFRALIAPLGLKLPAELANPFGINGGVVDIISIVSILLVTLLISHGVSEASRVENALVILKVIAILLFVIVGLTAIKKANFTPFIPPYKETTHGPFGGWQGIYAGISMIFVSYLGFDAIAANSAEAVNPEKTMPRGIVGSLLIAVILFVSVSLVLIGDVPYQKYLNSAEPVGLALRSIGHGTIATLVQTIAVFGMFTALIGLCMSSSRLVYSFGRDGMLPKKLGKLNTDKRPNNALWTISIVAILISAFLPFSFLTQLVSAGTLIAFMFVSLGIYRLRPREGVDIANPGFKMPFYPVLPFLAFLGSLIVFLGLDQQAKIYAGIWFIIGLIIYFCYGLKHSTMNTK is encoded by the coding sequence TTGAATTTTTGGCAAAAGATAAATCGCAAAGAAGATCCACATGTCTATGAACAAAAAGATGGTCAATTAGTACGTTCATTGACTGTGAAAGACTTTTTGGCGCTAGGAGTTGGAACAATCGTTTCCACCTCAATTTTCACTTTACCAGGAGAGGTGGCCGCCTTGCATACTGGACCAGCTGTAGCTATTGCCTGCATTTTAGCTGCCATCGTAGCCGGTGTCGTAGCCTTTGCCTATGCTGAAATGGCGGCTGCTATGCCGTTTGCAGGGTCTGCATATTCATGGATTAACGTTGTCTTCGGTGAAATCTGGGGCTGGATTGCTGGTTGGGCATTGCTTGCTGAATACTTTATTGCAATGTCATTTATTGGCTCAGGAATTTCGGCTAACTTTCGGGCATTAATAGCACCCTTAGGATTGAAACTCCCTGCCGAACTAGCCAATCCTTTCGGAATTAACGGGGGCGTTGTCGACATTATCTCAATTGTGTCAATTTTATTGGTTACTCTTTTAATCAGTCACGGTGTTTCAGAGGCTTCACGGGTTGAAAACGCACTAGTTATTCTAAAGGTAATCGCCATTCTCTTATTTGTGATAGTTGGCTTAACAGCAATTAAAAAAGCCAATTTTACGCCGTTTATTCCACCATATAAAGAAACTACTCACGGTCCATTTGGTGGCTGGCAAGGAATCTATGCTGGAATTTCAATGATTTTTGTTTCTTATTTAGGATTCGATGCGATTGCTGCTAATTCTGCTGAAGCCGTTAATCCAGAAAAAACCATGCCGCGTGGAATTGTCGGTTCCTTGCTAATAGCCGTTATCTTATTTGTTTCCGTTAGTTTGGTGTTAATCGGTGACGTTCCTTACCAAAAATACCTAAATTCTGCTGAACCTGTTGGCTTAGCTCTAAGGTCAATTGGTCATGGGACCATTGCAACTCTCGTTCAAACTATCGCCGTCTTTGGAATGTTCACAGCTTTAATCGGTCTATGTATGTCAAGTTCAAGGCTAGTCTACTCTTTTGGTCGTGACGGCATGTTGCCCAAAAAATTAGGCAAACTAAATACTGACAAACGTCCTAACAATGCATTGTGGACCATCAGTATTGTGGCTATTTTAATCAGTGCGTTTTTACCATTTTCATTTTTGACTCAACTGGTATCAGCTGGAACATTGATTGCCTTCATGTTTGTTTCCTTAGGAATTTACCGACTGCGCCCTAGAGAGGGAGTTGACATCGCAAATCCGGGTTTCAAAATGCCCTTTTATCCAGTCTTACCATTTTTGGCCTTTCTCGGATCCTTAATTGTCTTTCTGGGATTAGATCAGCAAGCCAAAATCTATGCTGGTATTTGGTTTATTATTGGCCTAATCATCTATTTCTGTTATGGTCTAAAACATTCGACCATGAACACCAAATAG
- the ylxM gene encoding YlxM family DNA-binding protein, with translation MDELDKNEFLGDLYAYYGQLLTKGQQAYFEDYYYNDLSLGEIATNYHVSRQAVYDNLRRCRKLLNNYEAKLHLNKDYQQIEHKLTVAASAIEQQQAKQALQEINEILSKIRGE, from the coding sequence ATGGATGAACTCGATAAAAATGAATTTTTAGGTGATCTTTATGCCTATTATGGCCAACTACTAACTAAAGGACAGCAAGCTTATTTTGAAGACTATTATTATAATGATTTGTCTTTAGGTGAGATTGCGACTAATTATCATGTGTCACGCCAAGCTGTTTATGATAATTTGCGCCGTTGTCGCAAGTTGCTAAATAATTATGAAGCTAAACTGCATTTAAATAAAGATTATCAACAAATAGAACATAAGTTGACTGTCGCTGCTAGTGCGATTGAGCAGCAACAAGCTAAGCAAGCATTACAAGAAATTAACGAAATATTAAGTAAAATTAGAGGGGAATAA
- the ffh gene encoding signal recognition particle protein — protein sequence MAFENLSERLQKALRNLTGKGKISEEDINTASREIRLALLEADVNFKVVKDFIKKIKEQALGKEVQESLNPGQQVIKIVNDELTKMMGQSAVGLNKSKHIPTIIMMVGLQGTGKTTTVGKLAKRLMDQKKARPLLIAGDIYRPAAIEQLQQIGQDLAVPVYSEQGEKNVAKIVQNGLDQATENKNDYVIIDTAGRLEIDEPLMQELEQVKEVAKPDNILLVVDAMTGQAATDVAKGFDSRLDVTGVILTKLDGDTRGGAALSIRAVTGKPIIYTGQGEKLTDLEQFHPDRMASRILGMGDMLTLIEKAQTDYDAKKAEEVAEKMKENTFDFNDFIDQLDQVEKMGPLDQVMKMIPGMANNPQLKDINIDKKQILHIKAIVSSMTEAEREDPELLNPSRRRRIAAGSGRPVIEVNRMIKQFKQARDMMSKVTKGNLKGLDNLPGMDSKMGRIAMHHMGKKFKKNKKKRMKVKRYHS from the coding sequence ATGGCTTTTGAAAATTTGAGTGAAAGACTCCAAAAGGCATTACGCAATTTAACTGGTAAAGGGAAAATTTCTGAAGAAGATATTAATACTGCCAGTCGTGAAATTCGGTTAGCTTTATTAGAAGCTGATGTTAACTTTAAGGTTGTTAAAGATTTCATCAAAAAAATTAAGGAGCAGGCTCTTGGTAAAGAAGTTCAAGAGAGTCTGAATCCTGGTCAGCAGGTTATCAAAATTGTTAATGATGAATTAACTAAGATGATGGGCCAAAGTGCCGTTGGCTTGAATAAGTCCAAGCATATTCCAACAATTATTATGATGGTTGGACTGCAAGGGACTGGTAAGACGACTACTGTTGGCAAATTAGCAAAGCGGCTCATGGACCAAAAAAAGGCTAGACCACTATTAATTGCCGGCGATATTTATCGTCCAGCAGCCATTGAACAGTTGCAGCAGATTGGTCAGGATTTAGCTGTGCCAGTTTATAGTGAACAGGGTGAAAAAAATGTTGCGAAGATTGTGCAAAATGGGCTAGACCAAGCAACAGAAAATAAAAATGATTATGTAATTATCGATACTGCTGGTCGGCTTGAAATTGATGAACCACTGATGCAAGAGTTAGAACAGGTTAAAGAAGTTGCCAAGCCTGATAATATCTTGCTCGTAGTTGATGCAATGACTGGTCAGGCTGCAACAGATGTTGCTAAAGGCTTTGATAGTCGTTTAGATGTTACTGGAGTTATTCTAACTAAGCTTGATGGTGATACCCGTGGTGGTGCTGCGTTATCGATTAGAGCAGTAACTGGTAAGCCAATTATTTATACTGGTCAAGGTGAAAAGTTAACTGATCTTGAGCAATTCCATCCTGATCGTATGGCTTCAAGAATCCTAGGCATGGGCGACATGTTAACGCTGATTGAAAAAGCGCAGACTGACTATGATGCTAAAAAGGCCGAAGAAGTTGCAGAAAAAATGAAGGAAAATACCTTCGATTTCAACGACTTTATTGATCAATTAGATCAGGTTGAAAAGATGGGGCCACTTGACCAGGTCATGAAAATGATCCCAGGTATGGCTAATAATCCTCAACTTAAAGATATTAATATAGATAAAAAACAAATTTTGCATATTAAGGCGATTGTCTCTTCAATGACTGAAGCAGAACGAGAGGATCCAGAGTTACTCAATCCAAGTCGGCGTAGAAGAATTGCGGCAGGATCTGGTCGTCCAGTTATTGAAGTTAACCGCATGATTAAGCAGTTTAAGCAAGCTCGCGACATGATGAGTAAGGTAACTAAAGGCAATTTGAAAGGTTTAGATAATTTGCCAGGGATGGATTCCAAAATGGGCCGAATTGCCATGCACCATATGGGGAAGAAATTTAAGAAAAACAAGAAGAAGCGAATGAAGGTCAAACGTTATCATTCATAA
- the rpsP gene encoding 30S ribosomal protein S16, with protein MAVKIRMRRMGAKRRPFYRIVVADSRMPRDGRVIEEVGYYNPVSNPKELKLDEDKIFDWLQKGAQPSDTVRSLLSGAGLMKKLHDSKNNK; from the coding sequence ATGGCAGTAAAAATTCGGATGCGCCGCATGGGTGCCAAGAGAAGACCTTTCTACAGAATAGTAGTTGCAGATTCAAGAATGCCACGTGATGGTCGTGTGATTGAAGAAGTTGGTTACTACAATCCAGTTTCAAATCCTAAGGAATTGAAATTAGATGAAGACAAGATTTTTGATTGGCTACAAAAGGGTGCACAACCTTCAGACACTGTTAGATCACTTCTTTCAGGTGCTGGCTTGATGAAGAAGTTGCACGATTCAAAAAACAACAAATAA
- the rimM gene encoding ribosome maturation factor RimM (Essential for efficient processing of 16S rRNA) — protein MQFYDVAKVLSTHGLQGEVKVALITDFPELRFAQGSKLALKDDETQVLTVESSRPFKQFWLVKFVEITEISAAEALKGQTLVVSQADQHELPAGTYYYRDILGCQVLDNQTGELLGSITEIESPGANDVWQVTEESGKEYLIPYIADVVKKVDVANKRVYVELMEGLRDEN, from the coding sequence ATGCAATTTTATGATGTAGCTAAAGTCCTGTCGACGCATGGCTTACAAGGCGAAGTAAAGGTAGCGCTGATTACAGACTTTCCGGAGTTGCGTTTTGCACAGGGCAGTAAGTTGGCTTTAAAAGACGATGAGACTCAAGTATTAACGGTTGAAAGTAGTCGGCCTTTTAAGCAATTTTGGTTGGTAAAATTTGTTGAAATTACTGAAATTTCGGCAGCTGAGGCTCTCAAGGGTCAAACTTTGGTTGTTAGCCAAGCAGATCAACATGAATTGCCAGCTGGCACTTACTATTATCGTGATATTCTAGGTTGTCAGGTTTTAGATAATCAGACTGGAGAACTGTTAGGAAGCATCACAGAAATTGAATCCCCAGGAGCCAACGATGTTTGGCAGGTAACTGAAGAATCAGGCAAGGAATACTTGATTCCATATATTGCTGACGTGGTAAAAAAAGTTGATGTTGCAAATAAACGCGTCTACGTAGAATTAATGGAGGGGTTGCGAGATGAAAATTAA
- the trmD gene encoding tRNA (guanosine(37)-N1)-methyltransferase TrmD, protein MKINVLTLFPDMFTPLQTSMLGRGLEDGKWDLNLINFRDFTTDFHHHVDDTPYGGGAGMVLQIMPIQKALDSLKNKGRVIITAPQGKTFTQQTAQSWSKEETLTFICGHYEGFDERIYQLADEVVSIGDYVLTGGELPTMSMIDATVRLLPGILGNAASPVDESFAQGLLEYPQYTRPEEFNGMKVPSVLTSGNHQKIDRWRRKEALRATYLRRPDMLANYQLNKEETTMLAEIKEEETN, encoded by the coding sequence ATGAAAATTAATGTCTTAACGCTCTTTCCTGATATGTTTACCCCTTTGCAGACTTCAATGCTAGGACGTGGCCTTGAAGATGGTAAGTGGGATTTGAACTTGATCAATTTTCGCGATTTTACCACTGATTTTCATCATCATGTCGACGATACACCATATGGTGGTGGTGCGGGGATGGTCTTGCAAATTATGCCGATCCAAAAGGCACTGGATTCACTAAAAAATAAGGGCAGGGTGATTATTACTGCTCCTCAGGGAAAAACGTTTACTCAGCAAACTGCACAATCTTGGTCTAAAGAAGAAACTTTAACGTTTATTTGTGGCCATTATGAAGGTTTTGATGAACGTATTTATCAGTTGGCTGATGAAGTAGTGTCAATTGGTGATTATGTGTTAACTGGTGGTGAATTGCCGACAATGAGCATGATTGATGCAACAGTTCGTCTGTTACCAGGGATTCTGGGCAATGCGGCTTCTCCAGTTGATGAGAGTTTTGCTCAAGGCTTACTAGAATATCCGCAGTATACCCGACCAGAAGAATTTAATGGCATGAAAGTACCAAGCGTGCTGACTTCTGGTAATCATCAAAAAATTGATCGTTGGCGCCGCAAAGAGGCTTTGCGTGCCACTTATTTGCGACGACCAGACATGCTAGCGAATTATCAGCTAAATAAGGAAGAAACAACAATGCTTGCAGAAATTAAAGAAGAGGAAACGAATTAG
- the rplS gene encoding 50S ribosomal protein L19: MNPLIQELTKDQIRDDIPDFRAGDTVRVHVRVLEGTHERIQLFEGVVIKRKGAGIAATYTVRKIASGVGVERTFPVNDPRVAKVEVVRHGRVRRAKLYYLRDRHGKSARIAERRR, from the coding sequence ATGAATCCATTAATTCAAGAGTTGACTAAAGATCAAATTCGTGATGACATTCCTGATTTTCGTGCAGGTGATACTGTTAGAGTTCACGTGCGTGTTCTTGAAGGTACCCATGAACGTATTCAGTTGTTTGAGGGAGTAGTAATCAAGCGTAAGGGTGCAGGAATTGCTGCAACTTATACAGTACGTAAGATTGCTTCTGGTGTTGGTGTTGAACGTACCTTCCCGGTAAACGACCCACGAGTAGCCAAGGTTGAAGTCGTACGTCACGGTCGTGTACGTCGTGCCAAGCTATACTACTTGCGTGATCGTCATGGTAAATCTGCTAGAATTGCAGAAAGACGTCGTTAA
- a CDS encoding nucleoside phosphorylase, whose product MDKLFLLDFDASQSAILEPDHEVAEQNYQFPAKLLFAFITNEAIAQFLNNYSHQKIGHFDCFEGETPIYEVQLENEKVTFCQAKIGASAAVELLDWLISYGVKQVLAIGSAGALTNLPENYFMVPVKAIRDEGTSFHYQPAANMIDLRSKYLTRVEQLMIQNGLKVKEVITWTTDGFFRETKDKVQQVKKLGAACVEMECAALAACARFREVDFAQILFTADSLANLEQHDDRNWGRMAHGNSLTLAANILREL is encoded by the coding sequence ATGGATAAACTTTTTTTACTAGATTTTGATGCTAGTCAGAGTGCAATTCTTGAACCGGATCACGAAGTGGCAGAACAAAATTACCAGTTTCCTGCTAAATTACTATTCGCTTTTATTACTAATGAAGCAATTGCGCAATTTTTAAATAATTATTCGCATCAAAAAATCGGACATTTTGACTGTTTTGAAGGGGAAACTCCAATTTATGAAGTGCAACTTGAGAATGAAAAAGTTACCTTTTGTCAGGCAAAGATTGGTGCGTCGGCGGCTGTAGAACTGCTTGACTGGCTAATTAGTTACGGTGTCAAGCAAGTTTTGGCAATTGGTTCAGCAGGAGCGTTAACTAATTTGCCCGAAAACTATTTTATGGTGCCAGTTAAAGCCATTAGAGATGAGGGAACTTCTTTTCACTATCAACCAGCAGCTAACATGATTGATTTGCGCTCCAAGTATTTAACGCGAGTTGAACAATTAATGATTCAAAATGGTTTAAAAGTAAAAGAAGTCATAACTTGGACAACTGATGGTTTCTTTCGGGAAACTAAGGATAAAGTACAGCAAGTAAAAAAGCTTGGTGCGGCGTGCGTAGAAATGGAGTGCGCTGCATTAGCGGCTTGTGCACGCTTTCGAGAAGTTGATTTTGCACAAATCTTATTTACCGCTGATTCGCTAGCCAATCTTGAGCAACACGATGATCGTAATTGGGGACGAATGGCACATGGAAATTCGCTAACACTAGCAGCTAACATCTTACGTGAATTGTAA
- the lexA gene encoding transcriptional repressor LexA, with protein MPNANETDHQHDRRYKDYRQLEILQYIYQTIQDRGFAPTVREICAAMSLSSTSTVHAHLSHLEQKGLITKDASKPRTLEVTTLGKEKLGIKPTEIPVVGEVTAGQPILAVETIDDYFPLPPDLESDAGDLFMLRVKGESMINVGILDGDNIIVRKQSTAINGEIVVAMTEDEEATVKRFYKEKDHYRLQPENDNMAPIILPKVKILGKVVGLYRNKIN; from the coding sequence ATGCCAAACGCAAACGAAACGGACCATCAACATGATCGCAGGTACAAAGATTACCGCCAACTAGAAATCTTACAGTATATTTATCAAACCATTCAGGATCGCGGTTTTGCCCCAACAGTGCGTGAAATTTGCGCAGCAATGAGCCTTTCTTCAACCTCAACGGTTCATGCTCACCTATCTCATCTTGAACAAAAGGGCTTAATTACTAAGGATGCTAGTAAACCGCGAACCCTTGAAGTTACGACCTTAGGGAAAGAAAAATTGGGCATTAAGCCAACTGAAATTCCAGTTGTTGGTGAAGTGACTGCTGGGCAACCAATTCTAGCGGTCGAAACCATCGATGATTACTTTCCTTTGCCGCCCGATTTAGAAAGTGATGCTGGCGATTTATTCATGCTTAGGGTCAAAGGCGAAAGTATGATTAATGTTGGTATATTAGACGGCGACAATATCATTGTTCGTAAACAAAGTACTGCCATTAATGGTGAAATTGTCGTCGCAATGACTGAAGATGAAGAAGCAACAGTCAAACGATTTTATAAAGAAAAAGATCATTACCGCTTGCAACCAGAAAATGATAATATGGCGCCAATTATTTTGCCAAAGGTTAAAATTCTCGGTAAGGTTGTCGGCTTATATCGCAACAAAATTAATTAG
- a CDS encoding DUF896 domain-containing protein — protein MTKQNEQAITARINELYHKKKTQGLTQAEEQERQSLHQQFIKNFRAGFKQEVEDLVIVDKDGHEVTSEKAKKAQRAKGLRKD, from the coding sequence ATGACTAAGCAAAACGAACAGGCAATAACTGCACGTATCAACGAATTATATCATAAGAAAAAGACTCAAGGATTGACTCAAGCAGAAGAGCAGGAACGCCAAAGTTTACACCAGCAATTTATTAAAAACTTTCGGGCAGGATTTAAGCAAGAAGTTGAAGATTTGGTTATCGTCGATAAAGATGGTCATGAAGTTACTTCTGAGAAGGCGAAAAAAGCGCAACGGGCAAAAGGTTTAAGAAAAGATTAA
- a CDS encoding YneF family protein has protein sequence MNLALAIVLIIVALLVGLIGGFYGARSYMKKYFKDNPPISEDMIVAMMSQMGQKPSAKKVNQVMNMMKHQNN, from the coding sequence ATGAATTTGGCATTAGCAATCGTATTAATTATCGTTGCCTTATTAGTAGGACTAATTGGTGGCTTTTATGGTGCGCGATCATATATGAAGAAGTATTTTAAAGATAATCCGCCAATCAGTGAGGACATGATTGTTGCTATGATGTCGCAAATGGGACAAAAACCTTCAGCTAAGAAGGTTAACCAGGTGATGAACATGATGAAGCATCAAAACAACTAA